One Maribacter dokdonensis DSW-8 genomic region harbors:
- a CDS encoding DUF262 domain-containing protein, protein MTDHKNKIEAADKNINDLLKDQKFFIDYFQREYRWQEKHMTTLIEDLANAFLKSYKKEDKRSDVANYQSYYLGPVVFSIADGKNSIIDGQQRITSITLFLIYLNHLQKNSTNQVNIENLVFSEKYGEKSFNMTDQDRQAVLKGLFDNEEYNLKNLDDETVHNIVGRYNDIHNVFPEELTTHALPYFIDWFIGNVVLVKITAYSDENAYTIFETMNDRGMNITATEMLKGYVLSRISNSVERSEINQLWKNHIKDLHELNSNADLDFFKAWFRAKYAVTVRPRKADSENQDYEQIGTRLHDWFKNNHTDKFNLSNSSHFFEFFINEFDYFIKAYKFIWEKSIQYDSQCPHLFYINQWGIAASLQDALLLAPLKSSDSDEILVKKMDAVARFVETFTVRRSVNFMKFGSSSIQYTIFNIIKNIRNLDLDELYKELTKELHQLDQDFGAIPNFRLHQQNKKFVKHLLCRITAFVDQSVGRDNNYVNYKDPQGKPFEIEHLWSNSFDDHRDEFDQEWEFSDVRNSIGALILLPNGTNQSFNSDKYEDKLPHYLKENTYAQTLHPDFYHKNPNFRNSALKSIPFKAHPQLYSDDIKERIKVVQSLCEQIWSTDHYSNTN, encoded by the coding sequence ATGACCGATCATAAAAATAAAATTGAAGCAGCTGACAAGAATATAAACGATTTATTAAAAGATCAAAAATTTTTCATTGACTACTTCCAGCGTGAATATAGATGGCAAGAGAAGCATATGACTACCCTTATTGAAGACTTAGCAAATGCCTTTTTAAAATCATATAAAAAAGAGGATAAACGTTCAGATGTGGCTAATTATCAAAGTTACTACTTAGGTCCGGTTGTCTTTAGTATCGCTGATGGGAAAAATTCCATAATAGATGGGCAGCAGCGCATCACCTCAATCACATTATTTCTTATTTATTTAAATCACCTTCAAAAAAACTCTACAAATCAAGTAAACATTGAAAATTTAGTATTCTCAGAAAAATATGGTGAAAAATCTTTTAACATGACAGACCAAGACCGTCAAGCGGTACTAAAAGGTTTATTTGATAACGAAGAGTATAATCTTAAAAATTTAGATGATGAAACGGTACATAACATTGTGGGAAGGTATAATGATATTCATAATGTTTTTCCCGAAGAGTTAACCACTCATGCTCTTCCATATTTCATAGATTGGTTCATTGGAAATGTTGTTTTAGTTAAAATTACAGCCTATTCTGACGAAAACGCATACACAATTTTTGAGACGATGAATGATAGGGGGATGAATATCACCGCTACAGAAATGCTTAAAGGTTATGTGCTATCCCGGATAAGTAATTCTGTTGAACGAAGTGAAATAAACCAACTATGGAAAAATCACATAAAAGATTTACATGAGCTAAATAGCAATGCTGACTTAGATTTTTTTAAAGCCTGGTTTAGAGCAAAGTATGCAGTAACAGTAAGACCCAGAAAAGCTGATTCAGAAAATCAAGATTATGAACAAATAGGAACACGCCTGCATGATTGGTTTAAAAACAATCATACCGACAAATTTAACCTGTCAAATTCATCACATTTTTTTGAGTTTTTTATAAATGAATTTGATTATTTCATTAAGGCATACAAATTCATATGGGAAAAATCGATACAATATGATTCTCAATGCCCACATTTGTTTTACATTAACCAATGGGGAATTGCAGCGTCATTACAAGACGCACTACTCCTAGCGCCATTGAAATCCTCAGATTCAGATGAAATTCTAGTAAAAAAAATGGATGCTGTTGCTCGTTTTGTAGAAACATTCACTGTAAGACGTTCAGTGAATTTTATGAAGTTTGGTTCTTCATCTATTCAATACACTATATTTAACATTATTAAAAATATAAGAAATCTTGATTTGGATGAATTATATAAAGAATTAACCAAAGAATTACATCAATTAGATCAAGACTTTGGCGCCATCCCAAATTTTAGGTTGCATCAGCAAAATAAAAAATTCGTCAAGCATTTATTATGTCGTATTACTGCTTTTGTTGATCAAAGTGTTGGTCGTGATAATAATTATGTCAACTACAAAGACCCTCAAGGAAAGCCTTTTGAGATAGAACATTTATGGAGTAATTCTTTTGATGATCATAGAGATGAATTCGACCAAGAATGGGAGTTTTCTGATGTAAGGAATTCTATCGGAGCTCTTATTTTATTGCCAAATGGAACAAATCAATCCTTTAATAGTGATAAGTATGAAGACAAACTTCCACATTACTTAAAAGAAAATACTTATGCTCAAACCCTGCATCCGGATTTTTATCATAAAAATCCAAATTTCAGGAATAGTGCTTTAAAGTCAATTCCTTTTAAAGCACATCCACAGTTGTATTCTGATGATATTAAAGAACGAATAAAGGTTGTGCAATCGCTTTGTGAACAGATTTGGTCTACAGATCATTATAGTAATACTAACTAA
- a CDS encoding DUF3883 domain-containing protein, producing MNQEILLKYIESYKEHFSEISEKEIYKWKVVAHFQKHWDIDALDFHAMLKESIKTTANLLASGNYLARRMVRTCARQDPERVRTAFKKAYNLETPLADRYEEFKSTMVDIVSTIPDAKNHYQDHRAFAVYLALHYPEKFYLYKYGMFNAAYQLFDFPLKAKQGAVSNIEKFYSLCEWIKPFLLKDDELIRLHHKRLDKDTYQDSAYNLLTQDFIYACVNYEMLNVDKVSTLTTSTPINIEELNLTDFQSATLAVNLSGRRGIDYSSRNERNQKIGAAAELFVLQHEQEKWKDSKKKNKIEHTSIEKGDGVGYDITSIDEKGNEIFIEVKATTGSFKTPFYITKNEMHASIQNSKKYRLYRVYNFNTTTQTGDIKIFKGSLESVCNEPVSYMINLKEKRD from the coding sequence ATGAATCAAGAAATACTTTTAAAATATATAGAATCTTATAAGGAACACTTTTCGGAAATAAGTGAGAAGGAAATTTACAAATGGAAGGTAGTTGCTCATTTCCAAAAACATTGGGATATAGATGCACTAGACTTTCACGCTATGTTGAAGGAAAGTATCAAAACAACAGCTAATTTGTTGGCTTCTGGTAACTATTTGGCAAGAAGAATGGTTAGAACATGCGCTAGACAAGACCCAGAACGTGTACGTACCGCTTTTAAAAAAGCTTACAATCTTGAGACTCCGTTAGCCGATAGATATGAAGAGTTCAAATCGACCATGGTTGACATTGTTTCAACCATACCTGACGCTAAAAACCATTATCAAGACCATAGAGCCTTTGCCGTATATCTAGCTCTTCATTATCCAGAAAAGTTTTATTTGTACAAGTACGGTATGTTTAATGCAGCATATCAATTGTTTGATTTCCCTCTAAAAGCGAAACAAGGTGCTGTCTCTAACATTGAGAAATTCTATAGTCTTTGTGAATGGATAAAGCCATTTCTATTAAAAGATGATGAGCTCATACGTTTACATCATAAAAGGCTAGACAAAGACACCTATCAAGATTCTGCGTATAATTTACTGACCCAAGATTTTATCTACGCCTGTGTAAATTATGAGATGCTGAATGTAGATAAGGTTTCTACATTAACTACCTCCACGCCTATCAATATTGAAGAATTAAATTTGACAGATTTTCAATCGGCAACTTTAGCTGTAAATCTTAGCGGTAGACGTGGAATTGATTATAGTTCAAGAAATGAGCGTAATCAAAAAATAGGTGCCGCAGCGGAGTTATTCGTTTTACAACACGAACAAGAAAAATGGAAAGACTCAAAAAAGAAAAATAAAATAGAACACACCTCTATAGAAAAAGGTGATGGAGTTGGTTATGACATTACCTCAATTGATGAGAAAGGAAATGAGATTTTTATAGAAGTCAAAGCAACCACCGGTAGCTTTAAAACACCATTTTATATTACTAAAAACGAAATGCATGCAAGTATTCAAAATTCAAAAAAATACAGACTGTATCGCGTTTACAATTTCAATACGACCACACAAACCGGCGATATCAAAATATTTAAGGGTTCATTAGAAAGTGTCTGTAATGAGCCAGTGAGTTATATGATTAATCTTAAGGAGAAAAGAGACTAA
- a CDS encoding toll/interleukin-1 receptor domain-containing protein: MSKRKTVFISYSWDSEEHKEWVLKLANYLIEKAGCNVLLDQFDLAVGKELTHFMENGLEKADKVLIILTEDYKRRADARTGGTGFEYSLISQGLYDLQASNDKFIPVLRKGTKQTSAPTYLATKIYHSMKDDAKFEMDAFKLSREIYEKPEIVKPEPGAIPDFDNPDYDPIIAVANQLSSQEKLNEELDAILKSTAGVQLAQEEFSLLYKKIKDRALKYSQVTNFQFKTEDKVDAILISSHGYTVTFFYRKMASNWAKENTLTCKMWNGYISLNQRHYFDHEKPKRVKEINTKVDLDENKNVVWRVDENRVLNSEDLVQAAFVFIMESIQKEKEPKFRKGK; the protein is encoded by the coding sequence ATGAGCAAAAGAAAAACAGTTTTCATTTCTTATTCATGGGATAGTGAAGAACACAAAGAATGGGTTCTTAAGCTTGCCAATTACCTAATTGAAAAAGCAGGATGTAATGTTCTACTGGATCAATTTGATTTAGCTGTAGGTAAGGAGTTAACTCATTTCATGGAAAATGGTTTGGAGAAAGCAGATAAGGTTTTAATAATATTAACTGAAGACTATAAAAGAAGAGCAGATGCAAGAACTGGGGGTACTGGTTTTGAGTACTCACTAATCTCTCAAGGATTATATGACTTACAGGCAAGTAACGATAAATTTATTCCTGTTTTAAGAAAAGGAACTAAACAAACCAGTGCTCCCACTTATTTAGCTACAAAAATTTATCATTCCATGAAGGATGATGCAAAATTTGAAATGGATGCGTTTAAATTGAGTAGAGAAATTTATGAAAAACCAGAAATAGTAAAGCCTGAACCTGGTGCAATACCAGACTTTGACAATCCTGACTATGACCCAATAATTGCAGTTGCAAATCAACTAAGTTCCCAAGAAAAGCTAAATGAGGAATTGGATGCTATATTAAAATCAACCGCAGGAGTTCAATTAGCTCAGGAAGAATTTTCATTGTTGTATAAAAAAATAAAAGATAGAGCATTAAAATATTCACAGGTCACAAATTTTCAATTTAAGACAGAAGATAAAGTTGACGCAATATTAATTAGTTCTCATGGCTATACAGTTACATTCTTTTACCGAAAAATGGCTTCAAATTGGGCTAAAGAAAATACATTGACATGCAAAATGTGGAATGGTTATATATCTCTTAATCAGAGGCATTACTTTGATCACGAAAAACCGAAAAGGGTAAAAGAAATAAACACAAAAGTTGATTTGGATGAAAATAAGAATGTGGTATGGAGAGTTGATGAAAACAGAGTTTTAAATTCTGAGGACTTGGTACAGGCTGCTTTTGTTTTTATTATGGAATCCATTCAGAAAGAAAAAGAGCCAAAGTTTCGCAAAGGGAAATAG
- a CDS encoding restriction endonuclease subunit S gives MVETETKIQRYPTYKDSGVEWLGEIPEHWKIERAKWLFIKNERPTRKEDEIVTCFRDGEVTLRSKRKKSGFTVALKEHGYQGIRKGDLVIHAMDAFAGAIGVSDSDGKATPVYSVCTERYPNTVNQYYYSYFLRSLALNGIILALAKGIRERSTDFRFSDFGELLLSFPPLPEQTKIAQFLDDKTTKIDEAIAIKAQQINLLKERKQILTHKAVTRGLDDSVPLKDSGVEWIGEIPEHWEIESFKNILIERNEKNNPIKSKERLSLSIDKGITLYAEKTTNLDRFKDDFSQYKLAYENDLVFNSMNMIVGAVGVSSYFGCISPVYYTYYTNLNNGSITKYYECFFKSRIVQSQLYSMGRGIMAIDRGEGKFNTVRLKVSRNDLRSFKVPFPSLNEITEIVKYIEILDLKTKTAINLKEQEISKLQEYKSSLINGVVTGKVRVC, from the coding sequence ATGGTAGAAACAGAAACTAAAATACAACGTTACCCTACTTATAAAGATTCTGGTGTGGAATGGTTGGGTGAAATTCCTGAGCATTGGAAAATTGAGAGAGCTAAATGGCTTTTTATTAAAAATGAAAGACCTACCAGAAAAGAAGACGAAATTGTTACATGTTTTAGAGATGGAGAAGTAACACTTCGTTCTAAAAGGAAAAAATCAGGTTTTACAGTTGCGCTTAAAGAACATGGTTATCAAGGTATTCGTAAAGGAGACTTAGTTATACATGCTATGGATGCTTTTGCTGGTGCAATTGGTGTTTCAGATTCTGATGGAAAAGCGACACCTGTATATTCAGTGTGTACCGAGAGATATCCAAATACGGTTAATCAATACTATTATTCTTATTTTTTAAGAAGTTTAGCTTTAAATGGAATCATTTTGGCTTTAGCAAAAGGAATTAGAGAACGTTCTACAGATTTTAGATTTAGTGATTTTGGAGAATTACTATTGTCATTTCCACCACTCCCAGAACAAACCAAAATAGCCCAATTTTTAGACGATAAAACCACCAAAATAGACGAGGCTATTGCTATTAAAGCCCAACAAATAAATTTACTTAAAGAACGCAAACAAATTTTAACACACAAAGCAGTAACACGTGGTTTAGATGATAGTGTGCCGTTGAAAGACTCTGGTGTGGAGTGGATTGGTGAGATTCCCGAGCATTGGGAGATAGAATCATTTAAAAATATACTAATTGAAAGGAATGAGAAAAATAACCCTATAAAAAGTAAAGAAAGATTATCTCTTTCTATCGATAAAGGCATAACCCTTTATGCAGAAAAGACAACAAATTTAGATCGTTTCAAAGATGATTTTTCACAGTATAAATTGGCTTACGAAAACGATTTAGTTTTTAACAGTATGAATATGATTGTTGGTGCTGTAGGAGTTTCTAGTTATTTTGGCTGTATTAGCCCAGTCTATTATACGTACTATACAAATCTCAATAACGGTTCCATAACGAAATATTATGAGTGCTTTTTTAAATCTAGAATTGTTCAAAGTCAGCTCTATAGTATGGGTAGAGGTATTATGGCTATTGATAGAGGTGAAGGTAAATTTAATACCGTAAGACTTAAAGTTTCACGAAATGATTTAAGAAGTTTTAAAGTGCCTTTTCCAAGTCTTAATGAAATAACAGAGATTGTTAAATATATTGAGATTTTGGATTTAAAAACGAAAACTGCAATCAACCTTAAAGAACAAGAAATAAGCAAACTGCAAGAGTATAAAAGTAGTTTAATAAATGGGGTGGTAACTGGTAAGGTTAGGGTGTGTTAA
- a CDS encoding type I restriction-modification system subunit M, whose translation MNKSSHNKLVSFIWSIADDCLRDVYVRGKYRDVILPMIVLRRLDALLEPTKEAVLEELAFQRDEAGFTEWDETGLRQASGFVFYNTSKWTLQQLKDTATNSTQILQANFEDYLNGFSPNVKEIIQKFKLRSQVAHMANKDVLLDVLEKFTSSKINLTPFEKEDPDGRKLPALSNLGMGYVFEELIRKFNEENNEEAGEHFTPREVIDLMTHIIFDPIKDNLPPVMTIYDPACGSGGMLTESQNFIKDEEGEIRAIGDVYLYGKEINDETYAICKSDMMIKGNNPENIRVGSTLSTDEFAGTTFDFMLSNPPYGKSWSSEQKYIKDGKDVIDPRFQIKLKNYWGIEEEQDATPRSSDGQLLFLMEMVSKMKPLSQSKTGTRIASVHNGSSLFTGDAGGGESNIRRHIIENDWLEAIVQLPNNLFYNTGITTYIWILSNNKAANRKGKVQLIDAGQLYRKLRKNLGNKNCEFSPKHITKIVNTYTNMSVAEREGEQGIAAQVFDNEDFGYYKATIERPKRLKAQFTAARIETLRYDRVLQEPMQYAFETFGDSIYTNTKQHEKELLEWCEKNELNLSSANKKKLTKVDTWKKHLNLVKTGTVLLEAIGKAEYTNFNDLRKLVDAEIKKQKLNISASDKKAILNAVSWYDAEADKVIKKVEKLSGDKLNKLLVHLDCKEEDLPDFGYYPKTVTERSRSDNTYITYETESDLRDTENVPLKDNIHPYFLREVKPHVPEAWINLDATKIGYEISFNKYFYKHTPLRNIEEVTADILELEQQSDGLIADILNLV comes from the coding sequence ATGAACAAATCATCCCACAATAAATTAGTATCCTTTATTTGGTCTATTGCAGACGATTGTTTACGAGACGTATATGTACGTGGCAAGTATAGAGATGTTATATTACCAATGATTGTACTGCGCCGTTTAGATGCCTTGCTAGAACCCACAAAAGAAGCCGTTTTAGAAGAACTTGCTTTTCAAAGAGATGAAGCTGGCTTTACAGAATGGGACGAGACAGGACTGCGCCAAGCTTCTGGTTTTGTTTTTTATAATACCAGTAAGTGGACACTTCAACAATTAAAAGATACTGCTACTAATAGTACACAAATACTACAAGCTAATTTTGAAGATTACCTAAACGGATTTAGCCCAAATGTAAAGGAGATTATTCAAAAATTTAAACTTCGTAGTCAGGTTGCGCACATGGCTAATAAAGATGTGCTTTTAGATGTTTTGGAAAAGTTTACATCTTCCAAAATTAACCTTACCCCTTTTGAAAAAGAAGACCCGGATGGCAGGAAACTACCGGCGCTTTCTAATTTAGGAATGGGGTATGTATTTGAAGAACTCATTAGAAAGTTCAACGAAGAAAATAACGAAGAAGCAGGAGAGCACTTTACCCCACGTGAGGTGATTGATTTAATGACCCACATTATCTTCGATCCTATTAAAGACAACTTACCACCGGTAATGACCATTTATGACCCAGCTTGTGGATCTGGGGGAATGCTCACTGAGAGTCAAAACTTTATTAAAGATGAAGAAGGAGAAATAAGAGCCATAGGAGATGTGTATCTCTACGGTAAAGAAATAAACGATGAAACTTACGCCATTTGTAAGTCCGATATGATGATCAAGGGCAACAACCCTGAAAATATCAGGGTTGGCTCTACCCTATCTACAGATGAGTTTGCTGGCACTACATTCGATTTTATGCTCTCTAACCCTCCTTACGGAAAGTCTTGGAGTAGCGAACAGAAATATATTAAGGATGGAAAAGATGTTATTGACCCTCGTTTTCAGATTAAACTGAAAAATTACTGGGGAATAGAAGAAGAACAGGATGCCACTCCACGTTCTTCTGATGGGCAATTATTGTTTTTAATGGAAATGGTTTCTAAAATGAAACCTTTATCGCAAAGTAAAACAGGAACCCGTATTGCTTCGGTACATAATGGTAGTAGCCTGTTTACGGGCGATGCCGGTGGCGGTGAAAGCAACATACGTAGGCACATTATAGAAAATGATTGGTTAGAAGCCATTGTGCAATTACCCAACAACCTGTTTTACAATACGGGCATTACCACCTATATCTGGATTTTAAGCAATAACAAAGCAGCTAACCGAAAAGGCAAAGTACAATTAATAGATGCAGGACAACTGTACCGAAAATTGCGTAAAAACCTAGGGAACAAAAACTGCGAGTTCTCGCCTAAACATATTACTAAAATTGTAAATACGTATACCAACATGAGTGTTGCCGAACGTGAAGGCGAGCAAGGTATTGCGGCACAAGTGTTCGATAATGAAGATTTTGGGTACTACAAAGCTACTATAGAGCGCCCAAAACGTTTAAAAGCACAATTTACTGCAGCACGTATAGAAACCTTGCGTTATGACAGAGTGTTGCAAGAACCCATGCAGTATGCCTTTGAAACTTTTGGAGATAGTATATACACTAATACCAAACAACACGAAAAAGAATTGTTAGAATGGTGCGAAAAAAACGAGCTCAACCTTTCCTCTGCCAATAAAAAGAAATTGACCAAAGTAGATACTTGGAAAAAACATTTGAATCTGGTGAAAACAGGAACTGTATTGTTAGAAGCCATAGGTAAAGCCGAGTATACTAATTTTAATGACCTTAGAAAACTAGTAGATGCCGAAATTAAAAAGCAAAAACTAAACATAAGCGCCAGTGATAAAAAAGCCATTTTAAATGCGGTAAGTTGGTATGATGCCGAAGCAGATAAAGTGATTAAAAAAGTAGAAAAACTATCTGGCGATAAACTAAACAAACTTTTAGTACATCTAGATTGCAAAGAAGAAGACTTACCCGACTTTGGGTATTATCCTAAAACGGTCACTGAGCGAAGCCGAAGTGACAACACCTATATCACCTACGAAACCGAAAGCGACCTGCGCGATACCGAAAACGTACCCTTAAAAGACAATATACACCCCTACTTTTTACGCGAAGTAAAACCACACGTACCTGAAGCTTGGATAAACCTAGACGCTACCAAAATTGGTTACGAAATTAGCTTTAACAAATACTTTTACAAGCACACACCATTGCGTAACATAGAAGAGGTTACTGCAGATATTTTAGAACTAGAACAACAAAGTGATGGTTTAATTGCGGATATTTTAAACTTGGTGTAA
- a CDS encoding DUF6804 family protein — protein MDKRKNQHLRQKYSFGYIKLIKTTLALLFFLCLLNMPYGYFQLVRFLALAGFGFLAYKANEEDKSEQVFIYVALALLFQPFYKIALGRELWNIVDVVVGIVLLASIFIKKSNKTDKKF, from the coding sequence ATGGACAAAAGAAAAAACCAACATCTGAGACAAAAGTATAGTTTTGGATATATTAAATTAATCAAAACAACCCTAGCCCTACTCTTCTTCCTATGCCTACTAAACATGCCCTATGGCTATTTTCAATTAGTACGCTTTCTGGCATTGGCAGGTTTTGGATTCTTAGCATACAAGGCTAATGAAGAAGATAAAAGTGAACAGGTATTCATATATGTTGCCCTTGCACTCCTCTTTCAGCCATTTTACAAAATAGCTTTAGGCAGGGAATTATGGAATATAGTTGATGTTGTGGTTGGCATTGTGTTGTTAGCTTCTATTTTTATTAAAAAATCAAATAAAACCGATAAAAAATTTTAA